The following proteins are encoded in a genomic region of Montipora foliosa isolate CH-2021 chromosome 8, ASM3666993v2, whole genome shotgun sequence:
- the LOC138012508 gene encoding uncharacterized protein, with translation MTSTMKKSISCARFYNQSKMEELPDSEAEFVQFVCFKTAGSVPADLFQQSWLSVAEECFSRGIKTIILSEKLPLSSDSSPSRFVAKNVWASLTAIKGSFSAGIPPPSSRGHITVSQAGIFKLVHIAKGETKINHNSIYKTGFKVFTMIPCDAEPFTNDKFMAYADYLHNINGFEALIVYKLHDISGPRKDWLYGWIIEAFYNSVNADEESVLPHLINCPIVAKQWEISVHKDYVQMVGEASI, from the exons ATGACGAGTACAATGAAGAAATCAATTTCATGCGCGAGGTTTTATAATCAAAGTAAAATGGAGGAACTTCCCGATTCAGAGGCTGAATTTGtacagtttgtttgtttcaagaCTGCTGGTTCAGTGCCAGCAGATTTATTTCAACAGTCGTGGTTATCAGTTGCAGAAGAGTGTTTTTCGCGCGgtatcaaaacaattattttatcCGAGAAGCTTCCATTGAGCAGCGACTCAAGCCCCAGCAGGTTCGTTGCCAAAAACGTTTGGGCTTCGCTCACAGCTATCAAAGGTTCCTTTTCGGCTGGAATTCCTCCACCTTCCAGCCGCGGACACATAACTGTCTCTCAG GCTGGAATATTCAAGCTGGTACATATAGCTAAAGGAGAAACCAAGATTAACCACAATTCCATCTACAAAACTGGTTTCAAAGTCTTTACAATGATTCCTTGCGATGCAGAACCATTCACCAACGACAAGTTCATGGCATACGCCGACTATCTGCACAATATCAACGGTTTTGAGGCTTTGATAGTGTACAAATTACATGACATTTCAGGTCCACGAAAAGACTGGCTTTACGGCTGGATAATTGAAGCATTTTATAATTCTGTTAACGCAGATGAGGAGTCGGTCCTACCACACTTGATTAATTGTCCCATTGTTGCCAAACAATGGGAGATCAGTGTTCACAAGGATTATGTTCAAATGGTGGGAGAAGCATCCATATAG
- the LOC138012572 gene encoding THUMP domain-containing protein 1-like, which yields MADNNTTGKRKRPKAFYVGQKKKKKGQEILTPGMKGVLVTCNEKEKVCIKEAYNVLNEYADQLYGPEHKSKEDYNGSDGDEDSDIEDALAKEVKELQAPDQERRFQAILSGATNVIFLKANLPDSKDPAELVHTALMDMMKTQCKKTRYCQRFLPISNSCYASKEDMKTLATNMFQATFLGEDVKPSKFCVMYKSRNNGTIDKSDTIAMLASIVENAGKGHTVDLNRPDLAICVEIIKNVCCMSVVRDLFKLRKYNVHEINKEINKLQTMQKHTKATNGNNNQDMVKTEGNSCDSGETLGHQTNAENKDVVRKCSGTLNETVLTVDSSQQDTKLDSREGDCNYESARE from the exons atggcggacaataACACCACAGGAAAACGTAAGCGCCCTAAAGCTTTTTATGTGGGACAGAAGAAGAAA aaaaaaggACAAGAAATCCTTACACCTGGAATGAAAGGTGTTCTTGTCACGTGCAACGAAAAAGAGAAAGTGTGCATCAAAGAAGCCTACAATGTTCTCAATGAG TATGCAGACCAACTTTACGGACCTGAACATAAAAGCAAGGAAGATTACAATGGCAGTGATGGTGATGAAGACAGTGATATTGAAGATGCCCTGGCTAAGGAAGTGAAGGAACTGCAAGCACCCGACCAAGAAAGGAGGTTTCAAGCCATTCTCAGTGGTGCTACTAATGTGATCTTTCTCAAGGCAAATCTGCCTGATTCTAAGGACCCAGCAGAGTTGGTCCACACTGCTCTTATGGACATGATGAAGACTcagtgcaagaaaacaag ATATTGCCAAAGGTTTTTGCCTATAAGCAACTCCTGCTATGCAAGCAAAGAGGATATGAAAACCCTGGCAACCAATATGTTCCAGGCAACATTTTTAGGTGAAGATGTCAAACCATCAAAG TTTTGTGTAATGTACAAATCAAGAAACAATGGCACCATAGATAAAAGTGACACCATTGCAATGCTAGCTAGCATTGTGGAGAATGCAGGCAAGGGACATACTGTGGATCTGAACAGACCTGACCTGGCAATCTGTGTTGAGATAATCAAG AATGTTTGTTGCATGAGTGTTGTGAGAGACTTGTTCAAACTAAGAAAATACAATGTGCATGAAATCAACAAGGAGATCAACAAACTCCAAACAATGCAAAAACATACCAAGGCAACCAATGGCAACAATAATCAAGATATGGTTAAAACTGAAGGGAATTCCTGCGATTCTGGTGAAACACTGGGACATCAAACAAATGCAGAAAATAAAGATGTTGTCAGGAAATGTTCTGGAACTTTGAATGAGACTGTTCTCACTGTCGACTCATCCCAGCAAGATACAAAGCTGGATTCAAGGGAGGGAGATTGTAACTATGAAAGTGCAAGGGAGTAA
- the LOC137968243 gene encoding uncharacterized protein, whose translation MAEKKKVKNLIKFRDSHRNFVRKTIAEAKDLISGGNPIEVRKLKLLRTSLQTKCSELQVLDRDIVELLEDVSKIDSDVSESCELICVIQECMVDLESALTAQEPQGKNQQSNSLESAGTAQGHLQAVHTHARLPKLELKKFHGNPIEWYPFWESFESAVHKNSNLSGVDKFNYLKSLLTGITQSVVTGLALTSANYEKAVELLKRRFGNRQVVISSHMEALTKIPKVASASEVKRLRSLYDTVESHVRGLESMEISSEMYGCFLTPIIMQKLPEEFRIAISRNLESETWDLKEILSEFHKELQLREQCLVNPKDVRPSNSFQRGESLQSTSALYSESAKNKQFSRVWCSFCNQNHQSSKCNVVTSAESRKQVLRKKGRCYLCLKSGHLPRNCKSPVKCFKCQGAHHVAICDSFEGTVSGPEQVENVPNVSTSLYVDQYRGSVLLQTATCEVVRPDNDSSPLNVRLVFDSCSQRSYVTQAVKEKLQLPVVGRDSLLIKTFGESDARLRTCEIVQVGIKTLCDTTVYIQAYVVPVICGPLTQQSTELTQSSYEHLRDLPLADRADGGVLAVSILVGADYYWSLVEGTLVRGAPWEPVALATKLGFVLSGPTMVMCDNVHANTVNLTATHVLKVESSVINHDDLAAELKKFWDYESFGIHDDNATLYDKFVNEVEFVEGRYQVRLPFKEDHDLLPDNFALCKSRLVSLLRRLSVKPDVSRQYNDVIREQLKQGIIEPVDQGTTNGVGKVHYIPHHEVIRVDKETTKLRVVYDASAKAQSTTPSLNDCLYAGPPLSSLIYDILLRFRVHKVAISGDIEKAFLNISVDPRDRDYLRFLWVDDTGSKHPNLQVYRFARVAFGISSSPFLLNATIRHHLTSTDLPEEFVDCVLKSLYVDDFVGGEDSDDLVFEMFKNLKSSFKGGGFNMRKWVSNSTLVQKRIEEHERESPLDVEISTKPVEECKIQEEDQTFSSSQFRAKDNPCSVRCKVLGIGWDTESDMFSLNLASPIETNNGCPITKRSILAATSKLYDPLGILSPVIILWKIIFQSVCKSKMGWDDPVEMFIHEQWLKLTQDLKMVGVVQLKRHYFHGKSLSELQSVQLHGFADASERAYGAVVYLRVELTDGTVFTELVTSRTRVAPINGDTIPRLELLGALVLARLINSVLTAFEGTLRVDSVFCWSDSQIALWWIWGVNREFKQFVQNRVVEIRGLVKPARWDYCPSENNPADICSRGSLASKLVANQLWWNGPEFLLKGKDAWPNLPVNPEVISTEPDTWLQLKKESSSSQKKQHNSTVLANVVADRVTSERKLNLDCIIPLKGFSSLQRLVRVTAYVMRFVSNLKRKNEKKELTDEDLKQEEIERARELWIREVQGSVLDDEKFDQVKVSLSLYKDDKGILRCGGRLKNAPIPFNARFPIFLPRSSHFTNLVINECHLKVLHNGVRETLTELRSCFWVVKGRQAVKTVIGKCSVCKKIEGRSYAVPRSPPLPEFRLSDEFAFSRVGVDFAGPMYVRDIFAKGGGMNKVYIALFTCATSRAVHLELVPSLTAESFIKALARFKGRRGTPTLIVSDNGKTFKDSRVQAYCQRDGTKWRFNVEAAPWWGGFFERLVKSVKLSLKKCLRNARLNYDELSTTLVEVEAVLNSRPLTYVYDEFEEPLTPSHLVIGRRILSMPPKNYSIDVPHTQQALSRRAKFLQSILDHFWNRWRAEYLTQLREQHRCSKRVSSLRKVQVGDVVCIHEKTTPRQLWRLGRVQRLLPGPDGEVRSAVVKVKSGNLPSSEWRRPLQRLYPLEVKLNTEPDNAVPITVVRDEDVPAVVVNPS comes from the coding sequence ATGGCCGAGAAGAAGAAAGTAAAGAATCTGATAAAATTTCGCGACAGTCATCGAAATTTTGTGCGAAAAACTATCGCTGAAGCTAAAGATTTAATATCTGGAGGGAATCCCATCGAAGTGAGAAAGCTGAAACTTCTTCGTACCTCTCTTCAAACGAAGTGTTCGGAGCTTCAAGTTTTGGATCGTGACATCGTTGAGCTGCTGGAGGATGTCTCAAAGATCGATTCTGATGTTTCTGAGAGCTGTGAGCTAATTTGTGTTATTCAGGAGTGTATGGTGGATTTAGAATCTGCACTGACAGCACAGGAACCACAAGGAAAAAATCAGCAATCGAATTCTTTGGAAAGCGCGGGAACTGCTCAAGGTCACCTACAGGCAGTTCACACGCACGCAAGGCTTCCCAAGCTCGAGCTGAAGAAATTTCACGGAAACCCCATCGAGTGGTATCCCTTTTGGGAATCTTTCGAATCAGCAGTTCATAAGAATTCAAACCTGTCTGGCGTGGATAAATTCAACTATCTAAAGTCGCTCCTAACAGGCATCACCCAAAGCGTTGTCACTGGCCTCGCCCTGACAAGCGCCAACTACGAAAAGGCAGTAGAATTACTCAAACGAAGATTCGGAAACCGACAGGTTGTGATCTCGAGCCACATGGAGGCGCTCACAAAAATTCCCAAGGTTGCATCTGCAAGCGAAGTTAAGCGGCTTCGAAGTTTGTACGACACAGTTGAATCACATGTTCGTGGATTGGAAAGTATGGAAATCTCTTCTGAAATGTATGGTTGTTTTTTGACACCGATTATCATGCAGAAATTACCGGAGGAATTTAGAATTGCAATTTCACGGAATTTGGAATCAGAAACATGGGATTTGAAGGAAATTCTGAGTGAATTTCACAAGGAATTGCAACTGAGAGAACAATGTCTTGTGAACCCTAAGGATGTCAGACCGTCAAACTCGTTTCAGAGAGGTGAGTCGCTTCAATCTACTTCTGCTTTGTACTCTGAAAGCGCTaagaacaaacagttttctcGTGTGTGGTGCTCGTTTTGCAATCAAAATCATCAGAGCTCTAAATGTAATGTGGTCACAAGTGCTGAGTCTAGAAAGCAAGTTTTGAGGAAGAAAGGCAGATGTTATCTTTGTCTCAAATCTGGGCATCTGCCACGTAACTGTAAAAGTcctgtgaaatgtttcaaatGTCAAGGAGCCCACCACGTTGCTATCTGTGATAGTTTTGAAGGCACTGTGAGTGGACCAGAACAAGTTGAGAATGTGCCAAATGTCTCTACCAGTTTGTATGTGGATCAATACAGAGGGTCTGTGCTGTTGCAAACTGCAACTTGTGAAGTCGTGCGTCCAGACAATGACAGTAGTCCACTAAATGTGCGTCTTGTTTTCGACTCATGCAGTCAGCGATCTTATGTGACTCAGGCTGTTAAGGAGAAATTGCAGCTACCCGTTGTTGGTAGAGATTCCCTGCTAATCAAAACCTTTGGAGAATCAGATGCCAGATTACGTACCTGTGAGATAGTTCAAGTTGGCATCAAAACGTTATGCGATACAACTGTGTACATTCAAGCGTATGTGGTACCAGTGATCTGTGGCCCCTTGACCCAACAGTCCACTGAACTGACTCAGTCTAGCTATGAGCATCTCCGTGATCTTCCATTGGCTGACAGAGCTGATGGTGGAGTGCTAGCAGTCAGCATTCTTGTTGGGGCTGACTACTATTGGTCCTTGGTGGAAGGTACTTTAGTGAGGGGTGCACCATGGGAACCAGTTGCCCTAGCCACAAAGTTAGGATTTGTACTCTCTGGACCCACTATGGTCATGTGTGATAATGTCCATGCCAACACTGTGAATCTCACCGCAACTCATGTTTTGAAGGTTGAATCGAGTGTAATTAATCATGATGATCTTGCAGCAGAACTGAAAAAATTCTGGGACTATGAATCCTTTGGAATTCATGATGACAATGCCACTCTGTATGACAAGTTTGTTAATGAAGTTGAATTTGTGGAAGGAAGATATCAAGTGCGACTACCATTCAAGGAGGATCATGACCTCCTTCCCGATAACTTTGCATTGTGCAAATCAAGGCTGGTGTCACTGTTAAGGCGCCTGAGTGTCAAGCCGGATGTGTCCAGGCAGTATAATGATGTCATCCGAGAACAGTTGAAACAAGGGATCATTGAACCTGTAGATCAAGGAACTACTAATGGTGTTGGCAAGGTGCATTACATTCCCCATCACGAGGTGATTCGTGTGGATAAGGAAACCACAAAGCTGCGCGTAGTTTATGATGCCAGTGCTAAAGCACAGAGTACCACACCCAGTCTTAATGATTGTCTTTATGCGGGCCCACCACTGTCTTCCCTCATTTACGACATCCTTTTGAGGTTCCGCGTTCATAAAGTGGCCATCTCAGGAGACATAGAGAAAGCCTTTCTGAACATTTCAGTTGACCCAAGGGATCGTGACTATCTTCGCTTCCTGTGGGTCGATGATACCGGAAGCAAACATCCAAATCTCCAAGTTTACAGATTTGCAAGAGTTGCCTTTGGCATTTCCTCAAGTCCCTTCTTGTTGAATGCAACTATTCGTCATCATCTAACCTCCACTGATCTTCCCGAAGAATTTGTTGATTGTGTGTTGAAGAGCTTGTATGTGGATGATTTTGTAGGTGGAGAAGACTCTGATGATCTGGTCTTCGAGATGTTCAAGAATCTGAAATCATCTTTCAAGGGTGGAGGCTTTAATATGCGAAAGTGGGTGTCTAATTCTACACTAGTACAGAAAAGAATTGAAGAACATGAAAGAGAGTCTCCTCTGGATGTTGAAATTTCAACCAAGCCTGTTGAAGAATGTAAGATTCAAGAAGAAGATCAGACCTTCTCAAGTTCTCAGTTCAGGGCAAAAGATAACCCCTGCAGTGTAAGGTGTAAAGTACTTGGAATTGGATGGGACACTGAAAGTGACATGTTCTCTTTGAACTTGGCCTCTCCAATAGAAACCAACAATGGTTGCCCTATTACAAAGAGAAGTATTCTCGCAGCGACAAGCAAGCTGTATGATCCCCTTGGTATACTGAGCCCAGTTATCATTCTGTGGAAGATAATCTTCCAATCTGTTTGTAAGTCAAAGATGGGCTGGGACGATCCTGTTGAAATGTTCATTCATGAACAGTGGCTCAAACTTACTCAAGATTTGAAGATGGTTGGAGTAGTTCAGCTGAAGAGGCATTACTTCCACGGCAAGTCGTTGTCAGAGTTGCAGAGTGTTCAACTTCATGGGTTCGCCGATGCGTCTGAGAGAGCGTATGGAGCAGTTGTATATTTGCGCGTCGAATTGACTGACGGAACCGTGTTCACCGAGCTTGTGACATCAAGGACACGAGTTGCACCTATCAATGGAGATACCATTCCACGACTGGAATTGTTAGGCGCTCTGGTTCTGGCCAGATTGATCAACTCTGTCTTGACAGCATTTGAAGGAACTCTTAGGGTTGATTCTGTCTTCTGTTGGTCGGATTCTCAAATTGCCTTGTGGTGGATTTGGGGCGTAAACAGAGAATTCAAGCAATTTGTGCAAAATAGAGTGGTGGAGATTCGTGGACTCGTAAAACCAGCTCGTTGGGATTACTGCCCCTCGGAGAATAATCCTGCTGATATATGTTCTCGCGGTTCATTGGCCTCTAAGCTGGTCGCCAATCAATTGTGGTGGAATGGCCCTGAGTTTCTTTTGAAAGGTAAAGATGCCTGGCCGAATCTTCCAGTGAACCCTGAGGTCATAAGTACAGAACCCGATACTTGGCTTCAGTTAAAGAAGGAAAGTTCAAGTAGTCAAAAGAAGCAACATAACAGCACTGTTCTTGCAAACGTTGTGGCTGACAGAGTAACGTCTGAAAGGAAGCTTAATCTTGACTGCATTATTCCTTTGAAAGGGTTTAGTAGTCTACAGAGACTGGTACGAGTTACTGCATATGTCATGCGGTTTGTGTCCAATCTTAAgcgaaaaaatgaaaagaaagaattGACTGATGAAGATTTGAAGCAAGAAGAAATCGAGCGAGCGAGAGAACTTTGGATCAGGGAGGTGCAAGGTTCTGTTTTGGACGACGAGAAATTTGACCAGGTCAAGGTTTCGTTATCACTGTACAAAGATGACAAAGGAATTCTTAGGTGTGGAGGCCGTCTCAAGAATGCACCAATCCCGTTTAACGCTCGCTTTCCTATATTTCTGCCAAGGTCGTCCCACTTCACAAATTTGGTCATCAATGAATGTCATTTGAAGGTCCTACACAATGGTGTGAGAGAGACTCTTACAGAGCTAAGGTCCTGCTTCTGGGTAGTAAAGGGAAGACAAGCTGTGAAGACTGTGATAGGAAAATGTTCTGTTTGTAAGAAGATAGAAGGTAGAAGTTACGCAGTTCCTCGTTCCCCACCTCTTCCTGAGTTCCGGTTAAGTGACGAGTTTGCGTTCTCCCGTGTTGGAGTGGACTTTGCGGGTCCTATGTATGTCAGGGATATATTCGCTAAAGGCGGAGGAATGAACAAGGTTTACATAGCCTTATTCACATGCGCTACAAGCCGAGCTGTTCATCTGGAACTTGTGCCAAGTCTGACTGCGGAAAGTTTTATCAAGGCCCTCGCTCGATTTAAGGGAAGAAGGGGAACCCCAACGTTGATTGTCAGTGACAATGGAAAGACTTTTAAGGACTCAAGAGTGCAGGCCTATTGTCAGCGTGATGGTACAAAATGGAGGTTCAATGTTGAGGCAGCCCCTTGGTGGGGTGGTTTTTTTGAACGTCTTGTGAAGTCTGTCAAGTTAAGTTTAAAGAAGTGTCTACGCAATGCCCGATTGAATTACGACGAACTGTCTACAACCCTTGTAGAAGTTGAAGCAGTCTTGAATTCACGTCCGTTGACTTACGTTTATGATGAGTTCGAGGAACCCCTGACGCCGTCTCACCTAGTCATAGGCCGAAGAATTCTGTCAATGCCACCAAAGAACTATTCTATTGATGTTCCACATACCCAGCAAGCGCTTTCAAGGAGAGCAAAGTTCTTACAGAGCATCCTCGATCACTTCTGGAACCGCTGGCGAGCAGAGTATCTCACACAACTTAGAGAACAACATCGCTGTTCTAAGAGAGTTAGCTCACTGCGTAAGGTTCAAGTGGGAGATGTTGTGTGCATACATGAGAAGACGACCCCAAGACAACTGTGGCGACTTGGAAGGGTTCAACGCTTACTTCCTGGTCCGGATGGCGAAGTTCGAAGTGCAGTAGTGAAAGTTAAGTCTGGCAACTTGCCTTCGTCAGAATGGAGACGCCCTCTGCAGAGACTCTACCCTTTGGAAGTGAAGCTGAATACTGAACCGGATAACGCTGTTCCTATTACAGTTGTGAGGGATGAAGATGTCCCAGCAGTTGTTGTAAATCCTAGCTAA
- the LOC138012574 gene encoding cyclin-dependent kinase 6-like → MAKNYEEVAEIGNGAYGIVYKARDLQNEGRFVALKRVRIVNSEEGMPLSTIREIAFLKQIDNFAHENIVRLLDIFHTTSPSKMETHLSLVFEHIEQDLNAYIENCPQPGLPEWKTKDITHQLLNGVDFLHSHRIVHRDLKPQNVLISKSGQVKIADFGLARVFSNAMALTSVVVTLWYRSPEVLLQSSYSTPVDIWSIGCIMAELYNRKPLFEGKSDVDQLHKIFSVVGTPARSDWPINVALPWSSFPRLPPFSLSELIPEMGKSGVQLLKRMLTFNPQRRICAMEALQDEYFEEFHDTDKENIRKSCANIGNQRENTQTP, encoded by the exons ATGGCTAAAAACTACGAAGAAGTAGCTGAGATCGGCAATGGTGCGTACGGTATTGTCTATAAAGCCCGTGACCTTCAAAATGAAGGACGATTCGTAGCACTAAAGAGGGTGCGAATTGTAAACAGCGAAGAAGGAATGCCGCTCTCTACTATCCGTGAAATTGCCTTTCTCAAACAGATCGACAACTTCGCCCATGAAAACATCGTCAG GTTACTGGATATATTCCACACAACCTCTCCCTCAAAGATGGAAACCCATTTGTCATTGGTATTTGAGCATATTGAACAGGATCTCAATGCTTACATTGAGAATTGCCCCCAACCTGGCCTACCAGAGTGGAAAACTAAG GATATCACACATCAGCTGTTAAATGGTGTGGATTTCCTACACTCTCATCGGATAGTCCACCGAGATTTGAAGCCACAAAATGTCTTGATCTCAAAAAGCGGCCAGGTAAAGATTGCCGACTTTGGTCTGGCGAGGGTCTTCAGCAATGCAATGGCTTTGACATCAGTG GTGGTAACCCTGTGGTACAGATCTCCTGAGGTTCTTCTTCAATCAAGTTATTCAACACCTGTGGACATTTGGAGTATTGGCTGCATCATGGCAGAGCTATACAACAGAAAACCACTATTTGAAGGGAAATCTGATGTGGATCAGCTCCACAAAATTTTTAG TGTTGTAGGAACACCAGCCCGAAGTGACTGGCCGATAAATGTTGCACTTCCCTGGTCATCATTTCCCAGACTTCCTCCATTTTCTCTGTCCGAGTTGATTCCAGAGATGGGCAAAAGTGGAGTTCAGTTACTCAAG AGAATGCTGACATTCAATCCACAGCGAAGGATCTGTGCTATGGAAGCCCTTCAAgatgaatattttgaagaatTTCATGACACTGATAAAGAAAACATCAGGAAAAGTTGTGCAAACATTGGCAACCAAAGAGAAAATACACAAACTCCCTGA